In Dolichospermum flos-aquae CCAP 1403/13F, the following proteins share a genomic window:
- a CDS encoding PDDEXK nuclease domain-containing protein yields MSNSISDEYTHLLMEVQQRIRSAQYKALKAVNREMINLYWDIGQMIVIKQQDAIWGKSVVEQLAKDLQTEFPGISGFSARNIWNMRNFYVTYSQNEKLQPMVTEIGWTHNIVILEKCKDDLEREFYIRMTRKFGWTKNVLIHQIENQTYEKTLLNQTNFDQNISVEIRNQLKLAVKDEYTFDFLELADEHSERQLEESILAKVQPFLQEMGGIFAFIGSQYRLEVDDEEYFIDILLYHRRLKCLVAIELKIGKFLPEYVGKMQFYLAVLDNTVKLPEENPSIGIILCKSKQRTIVEYALKESNKPIGVATYQIVSKLPQELKNQLPDPEQVAKLLEGFE; encoded by the coding sequence ATGAGTAATTCCATTTCTGACGAATACACACATCTACTTATGGAAGTACAACAAAGGATTCGTTCCGCCCAGTATAAAGCATTAAAGGCAGTTAATCGGGAAATGATTAACTTGTATTGGGATATTGGGCAGATGATTGTCATCAAACAACAGGATGCTATTTGGGGTAAATCAGTAGTAGAACAATTAGCAAAAGACTTACAAACAGAGTTTCCTGGTATTAGTGGTTTTTCTGCTCGCAATATCTGGAATATGCGAAATTTTTACGTCACATATAGCCAAAATGAAAAACTGCAACCAATGGTTACAGAAATTGGATGGACTCATAATATAGTCATTTTAGAAAAGTGTAAAGATGACTTAGAACGAGAGTTTTATATTAGAATGACTCGAAAATTTGGCTGGACAAAAAATGTTTTAATTCACCAAATTGAAAATCAAACTTATGAAAAAACTCTGTTAAATCAAACTAACTTTGATCAAAATATTTCAGTAGAGATACGTAATCAATTAAAACTTGCCGTTAAGGATGAATATACCTTTGATTTTTTAGAATTAGCAGATGAACACAGCGAACGACAGCTAGAAGAGTCAATTTTAGCAAAAGTTCAACCATTCCTGCAAGAGATGGGTGGTATATTTGCCTTTATTGGTAGTCAATATCGCCTAGAAGTTGATGATGAAGAATATTTTATAGATATCCTATTATATCATCGGCGTTTAAAGTGTTTGGTAGCAATAGAATTAAAAATTGGTAAATTTTTACCTGAATATGTGGGCAAAATGCAGTTTTATTTAGCTGTTTTAGATAACACAGTAAAACTACCAGAGGAAAATCCTTCTATTGGTATTATTCTTTGTAAATCCAAACAGAGAACTATTGTTGAATATGCACTCAAGGAATCTAATAAACCAATTGGTGTGGCAACTTACCAAATAGTTTCTAAATTACCACAAGAACTAAAAAATCAACTTCCAGATCCAGAACAAGTTGCTAAATTGCTAGAAGGATTTGAATAA
- a CDS encoding NADP(H)-dependent aldo-keto reductase → MKYNQLGASDLNVSEICLGTMTYGHQNTIEDAHEQLDYAVTQGINFLDAAEMYPVPPRGETQGKTEAYIGEWLKKQQRDKLIVATKIAGPGRPFSWLRGGNNKVDRDNITQAVNDSLQRLQTDYVDLYQIHWPDRYVPTFGQTSYNPESERETVPIVEQLQAFADVIKAGKIRYLGLSNETPWGVSEFVRIANDLGLPKVLTTQNAYNLLNRNFESGLAEVSRYTGVGLLAYSPLGFGFLTGKYIENQQLENTRITLFSGFGQRYLKPNVQEAVKAYVEVAKKYNLSPAQLAIAFVKSRWFVKSTIIGATTLAQLQENIDSVNVVLDQEIFAEIDAIHTRYPNPAP, encoded by the coding sequence ATGAAATACAATCAACTTGGTGCAAGCGACCTCAATGTTTCAGAAATTTGCTTGGGAACTATGACCTATGGGCATCAAAATACTATTGAGGATGCACATGAGCAACTTGACTATGCTGTTACCCAAGGGATAAATTTCTTAGATGCGGCAGAAATGTATCCCGTCCCTCCTCGTGGTGAAACCCAAGGGAAAACTGAGGCTTATATTGGTGAATGGTTGAAGAAACAGCAACGAGATAAATTAATTGTAGCTACTAAGATTGCTGGTCCGGGTCGTCCTTTTTCTTGGTTGAGGGGTGGAAATAATAAAGTTGACCGTGATAATATTACACAGGCAGTAAATGATAGTTTGCAGAGATTACAAACTGATTATGTAGATTTGTATCAAATTCATTGGCCTGATCGTTATGTTCCGACATTTGGACAAACAAGTTATAATCCAGAATCAGAAAGGGAAACTGTGCCTATTGTGGAACAGTTACAGGCTTTTGCTGATGTGATTAAAGCGGGGAAGATTCGCTATTTGGGTTTAAGTAATGAAACGCCTTGGGGGGTGAGCGAGTTTGTTCGCATTGCTAATGATTTGGGATTACCTAAAGTTTTGACAACTCAAAATGCTTACAATTTATTAAATCGTAATTTTGAATCAGGTTTAGCTGAAGTTTCTCGTTATACAGGTGTGGGTTTGCTGGCCTATAGTCCGCTGGGTTTTGGGTTTTTGACTGGTAAGTATATCGAAAATCAACAATTAGAAAATACGAGAATAACTCTATTTTCAGGTTTTGGACAACGGTATTTAAAACCCAATGTCCAAGAAGCGGTGAAGGCTTATGTGGAGGTTGCTAAAAAGTATAATCTGTCACCTGCTCAATTAGCGATCGCATTTGTTAAAAGTCGCTGGTTTGTGAAAAGCACAATTATTGGCGCAACAACTTTGGCACAATTGCAGGAAAATATAGATAGTGTCAATGTGGTTTTAGATCAAGAGATTTTCGCAGAAATAGATGCAATTCATACTCGTTATCCTAATCCAGCACCTTAA
- the cas3 gene encoding type I-D CRISPR-associated helicase Cas3', which yields MSENYSIQLKAVYSQTVPTPDGVKLPENWSLSWHQLETLKALRDPNIEVVFNTAMTGDGKSLAGYLDILQKHSPVLGLYPTNELARDQEKQIRGYIDKFNPEHEPRVNRLSGQELEIYAEEENLKKGVALETRAAQSEILLTNPDIFHYLHYGAYLLYKDNPDKLWNRIDKRFHVIIFDEFHVFQAPQIASVINTMLLIRRTNRKKKFLFLSATPNPQLIERLKSADFRVHEINPLENKKYYFPNSIDESQQLKTQGWRKVVGEISLQFISLESTSKSSETWLKDNAELILNHLQIHPGNKGAIILNSIAAVKRLTEFFTTFLEPYNFTVKENTGLSGKKTKEESLDADLVLGTSTIDVGVDFKINFLFFESADAGNFIQRLGRLGRHDSYEKDGKQINFHHFTAYALVPDFLVKRLFEKNQDDETPPLKVGEVYERPFFHNQIRDKYRKINDFTGYYFKWGVVQSMRLVRQLGHPNIKQQYAAGSQEALKKDCEIVFGTDKRKANLKAAFVRSKEWEEKWHELSGKDKGNPILEEAVSFRGKSPLLCGIYDTTEQNETDKFKTYDLPGILSNLEIEPMTATEFERRRKEISKSTDTAIPKGRFKECLGFMKLIRYREERLDWKFTYPEDLKPFADTWDVQVLLDIQVWQPANYWISEINKQLKKQALVSYVLPFPVERVRQQGRLPMHFQIYPISDQYSVLDNTPPYCIAFGQSALLLDTLTHWFKSKGDEIWIA from the coding sequence ATGTCAGAAAACTACAGTATTCAACTCAAAGCTGTTTATTCCCAAACAGTCCCCACTCCTGATGGGGTAAAACTGCCTGAAAATTGGTCTTTATCTTGGCATCAATTAGAAACTTTAAAAGCATTACGCGATCCAAATATTGAAGTAGTTTTCAACACTGCGATGACAGGTGATGGTAAAAGTTTAGCCGGATATCTAGACATTTTACAAAAACATTCTCCAGTTTTAGGACTATATCCTACAAATGAACTTGCTAGAGATCAAGAAAAACAAATTAGGGGATATATTGATAAATTTAACCCTGAACATGAACCCCGTGTTAATCGTTTAAGTGGACAAGAATTAGAAATTTATGCTGAAGAAGAAAACTTAAAAAAAGGAGTAGCGTTAGAAACTCGCGCTGCACAGTCTGAAATTTTACTAACTAACCCTGATATTTTTCACTATCTTCATTATGGGGCATATTTACTTTACAAAGATAATCCAGATAAACTTTGGAATAGAATAGATAAACGGTTTCATGTTATCATATTTGATGAATTTCATGTATTCCAAGCCCCACAAATTGCCAGCGTAATTAACACAATGCTGTTGATTCGTCGTACTAACAGAAAGAAAAAGTTTTTATTTCTTTCTGCTACACCAAATCCGCAATTAATCGAAAGACTTAAATCAGCAGACTTTCGTGTTCATGAAATTAACCCATTGGAAAATAAGAAATATTACTTCCCCAATAGTATTGATGAATCTCAGCAGCTAAAAACCCAAGGTTGGCGAAAAGTAGTAGGGGAAATATCATTACAGTTTATTAGTTTAGAATCTACATCTAAATCTTCGGAAACTTGGCTCAAAGATAATGCAGAATTAATTTTAAATCATTTACAAATTCACCCAGGTAACAAAGGCGCAATTATTCTCAATTCCATTGCTGCTGTAAAACGGTTAACAGAGTTTTTTACAACTTTTCTCGAACCTTATAATTTTACAGTTAAAGAAAACACAGGTTTATCTGGGAAGAAAACTAAAGAAGAATCTCTTGATGCTGACTTGGTTTTAGGAACAAGCACTATTGATGTTGGTGTAGATTTCAAAATCAATTTCTTGTTTTTTGAATCAGCAGATGCAGGAAATTTTATCCAGCGTTTAGGTAGACTAGGAAGACATGATAGTTATGAAAAGGATGGAAAGCAAATTAATTTTCATCACTTTACTGCTTATGCACTTGTCCCAGATTTTTTAGTGAAAAGGCTTTTTGAAAAAAATCAGGATGATGAAACACCACCTTTAAAAGTAGGTGAAGTTTATGAACGTCCATTTTTTCACAATCAAATTAGAGATAAATACCGCAAAATCAATGATTTTACAGGTTATTACTTTAAGTGGGGAGTTGTTCAATCTATGCGACTGGTGCGACAGTTGGGACATCCTAATATTAAACAACAATATGCAGCAGGAAGTCAGGAAGCACTCAAGAAAGATTGTGAGATAGTTTTTGGCACTGACAAAAGAAAAGCCAATCTTAAAGCCGCGTTTGTCCGTAGTAAAGAATGGGAAGAAAAATGGCACGAACTTTCAGGAAAAGATAAAGGAAATCCTATTTTAGAAGAAGCTGTGAGTTTTCGCGGTAAAAGTCCTTTACTGTGCGGAATTTATGACACTACAGAACAAAATGAAACTGATAAATTCAAAACCTACGATTTACCTGGTATTCTCAGCAACTTAGAAATTGAACCAATGACAGCTACAGAATTTGAACGTCGGCGCAAAGAAATTTCAAAAAGCACCGATACAGCCATTCCCAAAGGTAGATTTAAAGAATGTCTAGGGTTTATGAAATTAATTCGCTATCGTGAAGAAAGACTAGATTGGAAATTTACTTATCCTGAAGATTTGAAACCTTTTGCTGATACTTGGGATGTGCAGGTATTATTAGATATTCAAGTTTGGCAACCTGCGAATTATTGGATTAGTGAAATTAACAAACAATTGAAAAAACAGGCATTAGTTAGTTATGTATTGCCTTTTCCTGTGGAGAGAGTACGTCAGCAAGGAAGATTACCCATGCACTTTCAGATTTATCCTATTAGTGATCAGTATAGTGTTTTGGATAATACACCTCCATACTGTATCGCCTTTGGGCAATCTGCACTGTTGCTAGACACCTTGACACATTGGTTTAAGAGTAAAGGGGATGAGATATGGATAGCGTAG
- a CDS encoding iron uptake porin has protein sequence MKKTACNLLLTFPMSVFLLVLAASTKTSASEIRGENETTNKETLSPVNINTPDFNKITQIIAQKEPSSLSDESQVTSVSQLSDVQPSDWAYEALKSLIERYNCLVGSDTKYRGNRALTRYEFAAGLNACLDQVNKLIAASTSDLALKADLESIQRLTEEFNTELTVLRGRLQTIEARTTELEGNQFSTTTKLTGQVQFVLGGVLAGNNVVTKKPAPRTITFQDAVQLVLNTSFTGKDQLRLVLSGGNIESLGQVRSGVLGTFDGRTADNRVPSLQPNQIRVGGIRYRFPIGKKTQFNIFAQSDGANEIGLSGPTNPFEGSFSNGITRFSRRNMVYNYGDSGPGIAILHDLSKQWQLGASYSAPNGDNPTANNGLFAGRYVAFGQVTYFSPKKNFRVGLSYANTYSPPNAIGLGGTNFGPAAGSNLANSTVAGAGTVGNLYGLGALYKLSPKLTANTYVGYSAHRYLGNGDGKALNWGAGLTFPDLGKKGSLGAIFVGRAPTLTELSKNVDLGAGKGQADKDTSLHVEGWYQYKLTNNIEVTPGFIWVTAPNSDTTNPASIVGWLRTTFRF, from the coding sequence ATGAAAAAAACTGCTTGTAATTTATTGCTAACTTTCCCAATGTCTGTATTCCTATTAGTCTTAGCAGCTAGTACAAAAACTTCTGCTAGTGAAATAAGAGGAGAAAATGAAACAACAAACAAAGAGACTTTATCACCAGTCAACATCAATACTCCTGACTTTAACAAAATTACTCAAATAATTGCCCAAAAAGAACCTTCCTCTTTATCAGATGAATCACAAGTTACATCTGTATCCCAGCTTTCAGATGTCCAACCCTCTGACTGGGCTTATGAGGCCTTAAAATCTCTTATAGAACGTTATAACTGCTTAGTAGGTTCTGATACTAAATATCGTGGTAATCGAGCCTTGACTCGCTATGAATTTGCCGCAGGGTTAAATGCTTGTTTAGATCAAGTCAATAAACTTATTGCTGCATCTACATCTGATTTAGCTCTAAAAGCAGATTTGGAAAGCATACAACGACTAACTGAAGAATTTAATACCGAACTTACTGTATTACGCGGAAGATTACAGACAATAGAAGCACGAACCACAGAATTAGAAGGTAATCAATTTTCAACAACAACCAAACTCACAGGTCAAGTTCAGTTCGTTCTGGGCGGAGTCCTCGCTGGTAACAACGTTGTCACCAAAAAACCCGCACCTCGTACCATCACCTTTCAAGATGCAGTTCAATTAGTCTTAAATACCAGTTTTACTGGGAAAGACCAACTGCGACTAGTCCTCTCAGGTGGAAATATTGAGTCATTAGGACAAGTTAGATCTGGGGTTCTTGGAACATTTGATGGTAGAACTGCCGATAATCGCGTTCCTAGCCTTCAACCCAATCAGATTCGTGTTGGTGGTATCCGTTATCGTTTTCCCATTGGTAAAAAGACACAATTTAACATTTTTGCTCAGTCAGATGGAGCTAATGAAATTGGTTTAAGTGGTCCAACCAACCCCTTTGAAGGCTCTTTCAGTAATGGGATAACACGATTTTCCCGACGGAATATGGTCTATAACTATGGAGATTCAGGTCCAGGAATCGCTATCCTCCATGATCTCAGCAAGCAGTGGCAATTAGGGGCATCATACAGTGCGCCTAATGGTGACAATCCCACAGCTAATAATGGCTTATTTGCAGGTAGGTATGTCGCCTTTGGACAAGTAACATACTTTAGCCCCAAGAAAAATTTCCGAGTTGGCTTAAGTTACGCTAACACCTACAGTCCACCAAATGCGATAGGTCTAGGTGGCACCAATTTTGGACCTGCCGCTGGTAGTAACTTAGCAAACAGTACCGTAGCTGGTGCGGGAACTGTGGGAAATCTTTACGGATTGGGTGCATTGTATAAACTTAGTCCCAAATTAACAGCTAATACTTATGTAGGCTATTCAGCCCATCGTTATTTAGGAAATGGAGATGGTAAAGCATTGAACTGGGGCGCAGGACTAACATTTCCCGACTTAGGGAAAAAAGGTAGCTTAGGAGCTATTTTTGTCGGTCGAGCCCCAACTTTAACTGAATTGAGTAAAAATGTAGATTTGGGAGCAGGTAAGGGTCAAGCCGACAAAGATACCTCTCTGCACGTTGAGGGATGGTATCAATATAAACTTACTAACAATATTGAAGTTACACCTGGATTTATTTGGGTGACAGCACCCAATTCAGATACTACTAATCCTGCTAGTATAGTGGGTTGGCTACGTACCACCTTCAGATTTTAA
- a CDS encoding ISAs1-like element ISAsp2 family transposase: MKLPPKITIVDHFKDLEDKRVERTKRHKLIDIVTIAICAVICGVDSWVLMEAYGKKKEKWLKQFLELPNGIPSHDTFARVFARIDPQQFQNCFLSWIKSINKITEGEVIAIDGKTLRHSYDKGKDKGAIHMVSAWATSNKLVLGQCKVEEKSNEITAIPELIKVLDIAGCLVTIDAMGCQKEIVKSIAEKSGEYIIALKKNQGNLYKNVEEIFKEAISKGFEGFKYSEFHTKEDKHGREEIRHYLMLSDIEERIDTDKKWVNLQSVGMVEYIRKVNGKTKVETGYYISSLTNNAKLLGESVRTHWGIENSLHWVLDVAFREDDCRIRKDNAPQNFAVIRHIAVNLLGKEKSQKLGTKSKQFCAGWDDEYLEKILECI; the protein is encoded by the coding sequence ATGAAGCTACCACCAAAAATCACAATAGTAGATCACTTTAAAGATTTAGAAGATAAAAGAGTTGAGAGAACAAAAAGGCATAAATTAATAGATATAGTAACCATTGCGATTTGTGCAGTGATCTGTGGAGTAGATAGTTGGGTATTGATGGAGGCTTATGGAAAAAAGAAAGAAAAATGGCTAAAACAATTTTTAGAACTTCCAAACGGGATTCCATCTCATGATACATTCGCCAGAGTATTTGCGAGAATAGATCCGCAACAATTTCAGAATTGTTTTTTGAGTTGGATAAAATCTATCAATAAAATTACAGAAGGAGAAGTCATAGCAATAGATGGGAAAACATTAAGGCATTCATATGATAAAGGAAAGGATAAAGGTGCGATTCACATGGTAAGTGCATGGGCAACTAGTAATAAATTAGTATTAGGACAATGTAAAGTAGAAGAAAAGTCAAATGAAATAACAGCCATACCGGAATTAATTAAAGTATTAGATATAGCCGGATGTTTAGTAACGATTGATGCGATGGGGTGTCAAAAAGAGATAGTAAAATCAATTGCAGAAAAATCAGGCGAATATATTATCGCACTCAAAAAGAATCAAGGTAATTTATATAAGAATGTAGAAGAAATCTTCAAAGAAGCTATATCTAAAGGGTTTGAGGGATTCAAATATAGTGAATTTCATACAAAAGAAGACAAACATGGAAGAGAAGAGATTCGTCATTATCTCATGTTATCAGACATAGAAGAAAGAATAGATACTGATAAGAAATGGGTAAATCTTCAAAGTGTAGGAATGGTAGAATATATACGAAAAGTTAATGGAAAAACGAAGGTTGAGACAGGCTATTATATAAGTAGTTTGACAAATAATGCGAAATTACTAGGAGAATCAGTCCGCACTCATTGGGGTATAGAGAATTCATTACACTGGGTTTTAGATGTAGCTTTTAGAGAAGATGATTGTCGGATAAGAAAGGATAATGCACCACAAAACTTTGCAGTTATTCGTCATATAGCAGTTAATCTTTTAGGAAAAGAAAAAAGCCAAAAACTAGGAACTAAAAGTAAGCAGTTTTGTGCAGGATGGGATGATGAATATTTAGAGAAGATTTTAGAATGTATCTGA
- a CDS encoding threo-3-hydroxy-L-aspartate ammonia-lyase has protein sequence MLLSDSVTITDVEAAQKRLLGIAHQTPVITSNTFNKLTKSQVFFKCENFQRTGAFKFRGAYNALVQLSAQQKIKGVITYSSGNHGQAIALAGKLLNIPTVVVMPDNAPIVKQTATRGYGAEVILYSPDTTNREELTKNLAAERQLTLIPPYDHRHIIAGQGTTALELIQEVGQLDYLLVCCGGGGLISGCAVATKAVLPNCQIIGVEPELADDATRSFYTKTLQTVHNPQTIADGVRTPSLGKITFPLVLEYVDDMVTVSEAGIIRTMFFIWERLKIVVEPTGVIAATALLEGVVKAPGARIGVIISGGNVDLLQVSQLKQLNHLLHY, from the coding sequence ATGTTATTATCTGATTCTGTTACTATTACTGATGTAGAAGCAGCGCAAAAACGGCTTTTGGGTATTGCCCATCAAACACCAGTAATTACTTCTAATACTTTCAATAAACTGACTAAAAGCCAAGTATTTTTTAAATGCGAAAATTTTCAACGGACAGGAGCATTTAAGTTTCGTGGCGCTTATAATGCTTTAGTTCAACTATCAGCCCAGCAAAAAATAAAAGGCGTTATTACCTATTCTTCAGGAAATCATGGACAAGCGATCGCTTTAGCCGGAAAATTACTCAATATTCCCACAGTTGTAGTTATGCCTGATAATGCACCAATAGTCAAACAAACTGCTACTCGCGGTTATGGTGCAGAAGTCATTTTATACAGCCCTGACACAACTAACCGGGAAGAATTAACCAAAAATCTCGCAGCAGAACGCCAATTAACTTTAATTCCCCCCTATGATCATCGTCATATAATTGCTGGACAAGGTACAACTGCATTAGAACTAATTCAGGAAGTGGGACAACTAGATTACTTATTAGTATGTTGTGGTGGTGGTGGATTAATTTCTGGTTGTGCAGTTGCGACAAAAGCGGTTTTACCTAATTGTCAAATAATCGGTGTAGAACCCGAATTAGCCGATGATGCTACTCGTTCCTTTTATACCAAAACCCTGCAAACTGTCCACAATCCCCAGACCATTGCTGATGGTGTCAGAACTCCCAGTTTAGGTAAAATCACCTTTCCCCTTGTCCTAGAATACGTAGATGATATGGTGACTGTATCGGAAGCAGGTATAATTCGCACCATGTTTTTTATTTGGGAACGCTTAAAAATCGTTGTTGAACCCACTGGAGTTATAGCCGCAACAGCATTATTAGAAGGTGTAGTTAAAGCGCCGGGTGCGAGAATTGGCGTAATTATCAGTGGTGGAAATGTAGATTTATTGCAAGTTAGTCAATTGAAGCAACTTAATCATCTTTTGCATTACTAG
- a CDS encoding beta-lactamase hydrolase domain-containing protein, whose protein sequence is MTDLKKVNDDLSIAGQISSKELKQLAIGGFKSVLNLRSSDENGFFHDEKQEAQIVGLEYANIPLNSQAPNQELTAEAIKAVENLSKPILIHCAGGARAGGIALIAEAIQAGLTYEQIAQKANELGINLEQPHLKQFLVENFAVKQI, encoded by the coding sequence ATGACTGATTTAAAAAAGGTTAATGATGATTTGAGTATCGCTGGACAAATTTCATCCAAGGAATTAAAACAATTGGCAATAGGAGGTTTTAAATCAGTTTTAAATTTACGTTCTTCTGATGAAAATGGTTTTTTCCATGATGAAAAGCAAGAAGCACAAATTGTAGGATTAGAATATGCAAATATTCCCTTAAATTCTCAAGCACCAAATCAAGAATTAACAGCAGAAGCAATTAAAGCTGTTGAGAATTTGTCTAAACCAATTTTAATTCACTGTGCTGGTGGTGCAAGAGCGGGAGGAATAGCCTTAATTGCAGAAGCAATTCAAGCAGGTTTAACTTATGAACAAATTGCTCAAAAAGCTAATGAATTGGGCATTAATTTAGAACAGCCACATCTCAAGCAATTTCTCGTAGAAAATTTTGCAGTTAAGCAAATTTAG
- a CDS encoding class I SAM-dependent methyltransferase family protein gives MAKDWLEWHDLYNTEPKLQQRLEIVQEYISYSLDNSPTGTIRVVSACAGDGRDLLGTLANHPRAKDVYARLVEINPQLVKHGRETIESLSLTKQIEFINGDATAADNYIGAVPADIVIVCGIFGNLADENELNRLLGNLSFLSKKGAFVLWTRGHSNGIAYSETVRKYFRNFGFAEVNFKITATGDMGVGIHRYLGENLPTPKEEQLFVFSGVPNKAR, from the coding sequence ATGGCAAAAGATTGGTTAGAATGGCACGATCTTTACAACACTGAACCCAAATTACAGCAACGGCTAGAAATCGTGCAGGAATATATTTCCTATAGTTTGGATAACTCCCCAACTGGTACTATTCGAGTAGTTAGTGCTTGCGCTGGTGATGGACGAGACTTATTAGGAACATTAGCAAATCATCCTCGCGCTAAAGATGTATATGCAAGATTAGTAGAAATCAATCCCCAGTTAGTTAAACATGGGCGCGAAACAATAGAATCATTAAGTCTAACAAAACAAATTGAGTTTATCAATGGTGATGCAACTGCTGCTGATAACTATATAGGAGCAGTACCAGCAGATATTGTGATTGTTTGTGGTATTTTTGGCAATTTAGCTGATGAAAATGAACTCAATCGTTTATTAGGAAATTTGAGTTTTCTGAGTAAAAAAGGTGCTTTTGTTCTCTGGACTCGTGGACATTCTAACGGTATTGCTTATTCAGAAACCGTGCGTAAATACTTCCGTAATTTTGGATTTGCAGAAGTTAACTTTAAAATCACAGCAACAGGAGATATGGGAGTAGGGATTCATCGTTATTTAGGTGAAAATTTACCTACACCCAAAGAAGAACAACTATTTGTATTCTCTGGCGTTCCAAATAAAGCGAGGTAA
- a CDS encoding glutathione S-transferase family protein, translating into MSITSTTISNWDQLLESARQNTPARRVKRPGQAPSTAPISSSLYKLPPERKPPVLLYRDSNSWCPFCERVWFALEEKQIPFETEFIDLSNKPKWYTDLVPTTLVPAANIEGKFVYESKDILLELEEHFGETLLPEDPEENALARQWVEDAETNGFRDIAYKFLRQPPEDAKELANLQAEFEAKLDEIEKILGRYPKPYFLSTFSLVDIMYSPHLDRLAANLPVYRGYHIKGNPRFPLINVWFAALKKRPAYNRVKSDNITNNLLLRRRFGVEPIGNPSPLDLADAEFIEYRAEAAERLSDNRETAIGDILKNSGVQSLGDISIIKEVVDFHLRLLADYLLNGNNELLLGGRTGGKESIDPIIAATGAITLAYVRNRICAPRDMSAGAATALRAAADKVLASIY; encoded by the coding sequence ATGTCCATTACAAGCACTACCATATCTAATTGGGATCAATTATTAGAAAGCGCTCGACAAAATACCCCCGCCCGTCGAGTCAAAAGACCAGGACAAGCACCTTCTACTGCTCCTATTTCCAGCAGTTTATATAAACTTCCCCCGGAGAGAAAACCGCCGGTATTGTTATATAGAGATAGTAACTCTTGGTGTCCTTTTTGTGAAAGAGTTTGGTTTGCGTTAGAAGAAAAACAAATTCCCTTTGAAACAGAATTTATTGATCTGAGTAATAAACCGAAATGGTACACAGATTTAGTACCAACAACCCTTGTCCCCGCAGCAAATATTGAGGGCAAATTCGTTTATGAATCAAAAGACATTCTTTTAGAATTGGAAGAACACTTTGGCGAAACGTTGTTACCAGAAGATCCAGAAGAAAATGCTCTGGCCAGACAATGGGTTGAAGATGCAGAAACCAATGGTTTTCGAGATATTGCCTATAAATTCTTGAGACAACCTCCAGAAGATGCCAAAGAATTAGCAAATTTACAAGCAGAATTTGAAGCTAAATTAGATGAAATTGAAAAAATTTTAGGGAGATATCCAAAACCCTATTTTTTATCAACATTTAGCCTGGTAGATATTATGTATAGTCCCCATTTAGATAGATTGGCGGCTAATTTACCAGTATATAGAGGATATCACATCAAAGGAAATCCTCGTTTTCCTCTCATCAATGTTTGGTTTGCAGCACTTAAAAAACGTCCTGCTTATAACAGAGTTAAATCAGACAATATTACTAATAATTTACTTTTACGGCGCAGATTTGGTGTAGAACCTATTGGTAATCCCTCACCTTTAGACTTAGCTGATGCTGAATTTATTGAATATCGGGCAGAAGCGGCAGAAAGATTGAGTGATAATCGAGAAACTGCTATTGGCGATATTCTCAAAAATTCTGGAGTTCAATCTTTAGGTGATATCTCGATAATTAAAGAAGTTGTTGATTTTCACCTCAGACTATTAGCTGATTATCTCCTTAATGGTAATAACGAACTATTACTAGGAGGAAGAACTGGTGGAAAAGAAAGTATAGATCCCATTATCGCGGCTACAGGGGCTATTACACTGGCTTATGTGAGAAATAGAATTTGTGCGCCACGAGATATGAGTGCTGGTGCTGCAACTGCATTACGAGCCGCCGCAGATAAGGTTTTAGCATCTATTTATTAA
- a CDS encoding SDR family NAD(P)-dependent oxidoreductase → MSLELNLSGKTAIVTGGSAGIGLATAKALYSEGVNVVIAARNQEKLYKAVVDIQFLPRGNASNFF, encoded by the coding sequence ATGAGTTTAGAACTAAATCTGTCAGGTAAAACAGCAATTGTTACAGGTGGTAGTGCAGGAATTGGGTTAGCTACAGCTAAAGCTTTATATAGTGAAGGTGTGAATGTAGTTATTGCTGCTCGCAATCAAGAAAAACTTTATAAAGCAGTAGTTGATATTCAGTTTTTACCCAGGGGAAACGCATCTAATTTTTTTTGA